A single Fastidiosipila sp. DNA region contains:
- a CDS encoding exodeoxyribonuclease III, with protein sequence MKLISWNIDSLNAALTGTSERGLLSRAVLDTIAEHDPVIIALQETKLPGHGPAKKHLEILTERFPGYKVVWNSSKEPARRGYAGTMFLYREHLAPAVSFPVIGAPDTMDAEGRIITLEFPDYYLTQVYTPNAGEGLNRLEDRQVWDIKYAEYLAGLDRKKGVIATGDFNVAHKEIDLAHPDNNRRTAGFTDEERQGFTNLLARGFTDTFRHLHGDVEGIYSWWAQRARTSKINNSGWRIDYWIVSDRLADRVIRSEMIDSGPRQDHTPLLLEIDLPL encoded by the coding sequence TTGAAACTCATTTCATGGAACATCGATTCACTCAATGCGGCCCTGACAGGAACATCTGAACGTGGGCTCCTGTCCCGGGCAGTGCTGGATACCATTGCGGAGCACGATCCGGTCATCATTGCTCTGCAGGAGACGAAACTGCCTGGCCACGGCCCGGCCAAAAAGCATCTTGAAATTCTGACCGAGCGCTTCCCCGGTTACAAGGTCGTTTGGAACAGTTCCAAAGAACCCGCGCGCCGCGGCTATGCGGGAACCATGTTTTTGTACCGGGAGCACCTGGCGCCGGCTGTCAGCTTTCCGGTCATCGGAGCTCCCGATACCATGGATGCTGAAGGCAGAATCATCACCCTGGAGTTCCCGGACTACTATTTAACCCAGGTTTATACGCCCAATGCCGGTGAAGGTTTAAATCGGCTGGAAGACCGCCAGGTATGGGATATCAAGTACGCTGAGTATCTGGCAGGCCTGGACAGAAAAAAAGGAGTCATTGCCACTGGCGACTTCAACGTAGCCCACAAGGAGATCGATCTGGCCCATCCGGACAACAACCGCCGCACGGCAGGTTTTACCGATGAAGAACGCCAGGGATTCACCAATCTGCTGGCCAGGGGTTTTACGGATACCTTCCGCCACCTTCACGGTGATGTCGAAGGCATCTATTCCTGGTGGGCACAGCGGGCCCGAACCAGCAAAATCAACAATTCCGGCTGGAGAATCGATTACTGGATCGTCAGCGACCGTCTGGCGGACCGGGTGATCCGGTCCGAAATGATCGATTCAGGCCCCAGGCAGGACCACACGCCCCTGTTGCTCGAAATAGATCTGCCCCTGTAG
- a CDS encoding helix-turn-helix transcriptional regulator, whose product MTNKIRKLRKEQALRQSDLADRVQVSRQTIIAIENGKYNPSLVLAIKLARVLGTTVEDLFSLDD is encoded by the coding sequence ATGACCAACAAGATTAGGAAGCTTCGCAAAGAGCAGGCCCTGCGGCAGTCGGATCTGGCGGATCGCGTACAGGTAAGTCGGCAGACCATCATTGCCATCGAGAATGGGAAATACAATCCCTCCCTGGTGCTGGCCATTAAACTGGCCAGGGTGCTGGGTACCACGGTCGAGGACTTGTTCAGCCTCGATGATTAG